In a genomic window of Candidatus Methylomirabilota bacterium:
- the tatA gene encoding twin-arginine translocase TatA/TatE family subunit, producing the protein MFGLGTQELMLILAIALVLFGGSKIPELGKSLGQAIREFKRGVEAPDPKPEAKEEAGKGGKSSVG; encoded by the coding sequence ATGTTTGGTCTGGGTACGCAGGAGCTGATGTTGATTCTCGCCATTGCCCTCGTCCTGTTCGGCGGCTCGAAGATCCCGGAGCTGGGGAAGTCCCTCGGTCAGGCGATCCGCGAGTTCAAGCGCGGAGTGGAGGCGCCCGACCCCAAGCCGGAGGCCAAGGAAGAGGCCGGAAAGGGCGGAAAGTCGTCCGTCGGCTAG
- a CDS encoding DedA family protein yields the protein MDPVELLAHWGYLALFLLVILGNIGLPVPEETILVLAGYMCWRGELHLPVVLVIGIVSAVGGDNIGYWLGHRYGRATLERHASWLLGHPRRLEMMQDFVSRRGMLAVFIARFVPGLRFMAGPLAGALGMPIARFFAANMLGALTYVPLVVGLGYTIGYGLGEYVERLRRFGTDVEGYVLFAALVFFGFILARRLLRARHAGDGS from the coding sequence GTGGATCCGGTCGAGCTCCTCGCGCACTGGGGCTACCTCGCCCTCTTCCTCCTCGTCATCCTCGGGAACATCGGTCTGCCCGTTCCCGAGGAGACCATCCTGGTCCTTGCTGGCTACATGTGTTGGCGCGGCGAGCTCCACCTTCCGGTGGTCCTGGTCATCGGCATCGTGAGCGCGGTGGGCGGCGACAACATCGGCTACTGGCTCGGTCATCGCTACGGGCGCGCCACGCTCGAGCGCCACGCGTCGTGGCTGCTCGGGCATCCACGCCGGCTGGAGATGATGCAGGACTTCGTGTCCCGGCGCGGCATGCTCGCGGTGTTCATCGCCCGCTTCGTGCCCGGGCTTCGCTTCATGGCGGGGCCGCTCGCCGGCGCGCTCGGCATGCCTATCGCCCGGTTCTTCGCGGCGAACATGCTGGGCGCGCTCACCTACGTGCCCCTCGTCGTGGGGCTGGGGTACACGATCGGGTACGGCCTGGGCGAATACGTCGAGCGGCTGCGGCGGTTCGGCACGGACGTGGAGGGCTATGTGCTCTTCGCCGCGCTCGTCTTCTTCGGGTTCATCCTCGCACGCCGTCTGCTCCGCGCGAGACACGCCGGGGACGGGAGCTGA